Proteins from one Camelina sativa cultivar DH55 chromosome 8, Cs, whole genome shotgun sequence genomic window:
- the LOC104707838 gene encoding cullin-1-like, with product MERKTIDLEQGWDYMQTGITKLKRILEGLPEPQFDSEQYMMLYTTIYNMCTQKPPHDYSQQLYDKYREAFEEYINSTVLPALREKHDEYMLRELVKRWSNHKVMVRWLSRFFYYLDRYFIARRSLPPLNEVGLTCFRDLVYNELHSKVKEAVIALVDKEREGEQIDRALLKNVLDIYVEIGMGQMERYEEDFESFMLQDTASYYSRKASSWIQEDSCPDYMLKSEECLKKERERVTHYLHSSSEPKLVEKVQHELLVVYANQLLEKEHSGCRALLRDDKVDDLSRMYRLYHKIVRGLEPVANIFKQHVTAEGNALVQQAEDTATNQAANTASVQEQVLIRKVIELHDKYMVYVTECFQNHTLFHKALKEAFEIFCNKTVAGSSSAELLATFCDNILKKGGSEKLSDEAIEDTLEKVVKLLAYISDKDLFAEFYRKKLARRLLFDRSANDDHERSILTKLKQQCGGQFTSKMEGMVTDLTLARENQNSFEEYLGNNPAANPGIDLTVTVLTTGFWPSYKSFDINLPSEMIKCVEVFKGFYETKTKHRKLTWIYSLGTCHINGKFDQKPIELIVSTYQAAVLLLFNTTDKLSYTEILTQLNLSHEDLVRLLHSLSCAKYKILLKEPSTKTVSQSDVFEFNSKFTDRMRRIKIPLPPVDERKKVVEDVDKDRRYAIDAAIVRIMKSRKVLGHQQLVSECVEQLSRMFKPDIKAIKKRMEDLITRDYLERDKENPNMFRYLA from the exons ATGGAGCGCAAGACGATTGACTTGGAGCAAGGATGGGACTATATGCAGACTGGTATTACCAAGCTGAAACGGATTCTGGAAGGATTGCCTGAGCCACAATTTGACTCCGAGCAGTATATGATGCTTTACAC CACTATCTACAATATGTGCACCCAGAAGCCCCCTCATGATTACTCACAGCAGCTTTATGACAAGTATCGTGAAGCATTTGAGGAGTATATCAACTCAACA GTATTGCCTGCTTTGAGGGAGAAGCATGATGAATATATGCTGCGGGAGCTGGTTAAAAGATGGTCGAACCATAAAGTTATGGTTAGATGGCTATCCCGCTTCTTCTACTATCTCGACCGTTACTTCATTGCTCGGAGATCACTTCCACCACTGAATGAAGTTGGTCTGACATGCTTCCGTGACCTG GTTTATAATGAGTTGCATTCTAAGGTCAAAGAAGCTGTGATAGCACTT GTTGATAAAGAACGGGAGGGCGAGCAGATTGATAGGGCGCTACTGAAAAATGTATTAGATATCTATGTAGAGATTGGAATGGGACAGATGGAAAGGTATGAAGAAGATTTCGAAAGCTTCATGCTTCAGGATACAGCATCTTACTATTCTCGCAAAGCATCAAGCTGGATCCAGGAAGATTCTTGCCCTGATTACATGTTGAAG TCTGAAGAATGTCTAAAgaaggagagggagagagtCACTCACTACCTTCACTCAAGCAGTGAGCCAAAGCTGGTTGAG AAAGTACAACATGAACTGTTGGTTGTATATGCAAATCAGCTTCTAGAAAAAGAGCACTCAGGTTGCCGGGCCTTGCTAAGAGATGACAAG GTGGATGACCTGTCCAGGATGTACAGGCTTTACCATAAAATTGTGCGAGGTTTGGAACCCGTTGCAAACATTTTTAAGCAG CATGTCACAGCTGAGGGTAACGCTCTTGTCCAACAAGCCGAAGATACGGCTACTAATCAG GCTGCAAATACTGCTAGCGTCCAGGAACAG GTTCTTATCAGAAAAGTGATCGAACTTCATGATAAATACATGGTCTATGTCACCGAGTGTTTCCAGAACCACACCCTCTTCCATAAG GCTTTGAAAGAGGCATTTGAGATTTTCTGTAACAAAACAGTCGCTGGAAGTTCAAGTGCTGAATTACTTGCAACATTTTGCGACAATATTCTCAAGAAGGGGGGAAGTGAAAAGCTGAGTGATGAAGCTATTGAAGATACGCTTGAGAAG GTTGTCAAATTGCTTGCGTATATAAGTGACAAGGATCTTTTTGCCGAGTTCTACAG GAAGAAGCTAGCCCGTAGACTCTTGTTTGATCGCAGTGCTAATGATGATCATGAGAGAAGTATCCTTACAAAACTTAAGCAACAATGTGGTGGACAGTTTACTTCTAAGATGGAGGGCATG GTTACGGATTTGACATTGGcaagagaaaaccaaaacaGTTTCGAGGAATATCTAGGCAATAACCCTGCTGCAAACCCAGGAATTGACTTGACCGTCACTGTTCTTACCACTGGTTTCTGGCCAAGTTACAAATCATTCGACATAAATCTACCTAGTGAAATG ATCAAGTGTGTTGAAGTCTTCAAAGGGTTTTATGAAACGAAAACGAAACACAGGAAGCTTACCTGGATCTATTCACTAGGAACTTGTCACATCAACGGGAAGTTTGATCAGAAGCCCATCGAGTTAATTGTGTCTACTTACCAG GCTGCTGTGCTTCTACTCTTCAACACAACTGACAAATTGAGTTACACTGAGATCTTGACTCAACTGAACCTAAGCCATGAAGATCTAGTTAGGTTGCTTCATTCTTTGTCATGTGCTAAGTACAAGATTCTCCTCAAGGAGCCAAGCACCAAGACTGTCTCTCAGAGTGATGTCTTCGAGTTCAACTCCAAATTCACCGATAGAATGCGCAGAATCAAG ATCCCTCTTCCTCCAGTTGATGAAAGGAAGAAAGTCgttgaagatgttgataaaGACAGACGCTATGCAATTGATGCTGCCATTGTGAGAATCATGAAGAGCAGGAAAGTATTGGGACATCAACAGCTCGTTTCTGAGTGCGTTGAGCAACTTAGCCGAATGTTCAag CCTGATATTAAAGCGATCAAGAAACGTATGGAGGATTTAATAACAAGAGATTATTTGGAGAGGGACAAGGAGAATCCTAACATGTTTAGGTACTTGGCTTAG
- the LOC104707839 gene encoding uncharacterized protein LOC104707839, whose amino-acid sequence MVAVQEIEKRVCKNLFPSVPASGSMELSQQEFLFSEDLGNLLGQEFPTRDEPGLGFMDTIMEEQGVVSRGSPQEDISLTDEGEVDEGTDEVVLSDQVSIEEATVVTGDVSEVTAPSAAVGGLAPPAQARVVKQKGFLPGANTKKRNMVSLTSPRKKVVTKGGGLNGKVGSHQGGKPPNHPVN is encoded by the coding sequence ATGGTTGCTGTGCAGGAGATTGAAAAAAGGGTGTGCAAGAATTTGTTTCCCAGTGTACCAGCCTCTGGTTCCATGGAATTGTCACAACAGGAGTTTCTCTTCTCTGAGGATCTCGGGAATCTGTTGGGGCAGGAGTTTCCGACCAGGGATGAACCTGGCCTGGGCTTCATGGACACTATAATGGAGGAGCAAGGTGTGGTGTCAAGGGGGTCTCCCCAGGAGGATATCTCTTTAACGGATGAGGGGGAGGTTGATGAGGGCACTGATGAGGTGGTCCTCTCTGATCAGGTCTCCATTGAGGAAGCTACTGTTGTTACGGGTGATGTCTCTGAGGTTACGGCACCGAGTGCAGCAGTTGGAGGCTTGGCGCCTCCTGCACAGGCCAGAGTGGTGAAGCAAAAGGGTTTTCTTCCAGGTGctaatacaaaaaaaaggaatatggTTTCCTTGACTTCTCCGCGTAAGAAGGTTGTCACTAAAGGGGGTGGACTGAATGGGAAAGTCGGTTCTCACCAAGGAGGAAAACCTCCAAATCATCCGGTTAATTAA
- the LOC104707840 gene encoding homeobox protein LUMINIDEPENDENS: protein MDAFNDEIEIGSSVESLMELLDSQKELFHSQIDQLQDVVVAQCKLTGVNPLAQEMAAGALSIKIGKRPRDLLNPKAAKYLQAVFAVKDAISKRESREISALFGITVAQVRDFFVTQKTRVRKQVRLSREKLILSNSDALQGDGVTENNNATNHVDPVPLNSVHPEACSLSWGEGETVALMPPEDIPPDISDSDKYFVENIFSLLRKEETFSGQVKLMEWIMQIQDSSVLIWFLSKGGVLILTTWLSQAAAEEQTSVLLLILKVLCHLPLHKASPENMSAILQSVNGLRFYRTSDISNRAKGLLSRWTKLFAKIQAMKKQNRNNSQIDSQSQLLLKQSIAEIMGDTSNPEDILSLTNGRSENVRRFESSQGPKLLLTSADDSTKKHMLGSTPSYNKERRKVQMVEQPGQKAAGKSPQTVRIGTSIRSRPMSADDIQKAKMRALYMQSKNSKKDALPSAIGDSKTIVPEKPLALQSSKDFPPSQNSEAKTEDTNVPSAIQPVDGPAIIVPIQTDEIKKPFLTPSKSISNKVGILVKMSPQTILKNCKRIQIDWHVPPGMELDEAWRVAAGGNSKEADVQRNRNRRERETTYQSLQTIPLNPKEPWDREMDYDDSLTPEIPSQQSPEESSTEPQESLDERRTAAGAATTSSSLSCPEPDLELLAALLKNPDLVYALTSGKPSNLGGQDMVKLLDVIKTGAPTSSSSSNKQVEEKVEVSLPSPTPATNPGMSGWGQEAIRNPFSRQNQVGAAVARSGTHLHVTSMQWQSTNEQAIPRHATAAYNNSLILSHTERQQQQQQQQQQQQMQPQLHHNHHLQQQPISTTSYAVREAVGQMGTATSSGSWRSQQSQNSYYSHQGNEIAVASQASSYQGNNQYMSSDRGYESWSPDHSPSRNHPNVRGQQQQQQQPSRKYDSSSHPYWNQNKRWR from the exons ATGGACGCGTTCAATGACGAGATAGAGATCGGGAGCTCGGTGGAGTCTTTGATGGAGCTATTGGATTCGCAGAAGGAGCTTTTCCATAGCCAGATCGATCAGCTCCAAGATGTCGTCGTTGCCCAATGCAAACTCACCGGCGTTAACCCCCTCGCGCAAGAAATG GCTGCTGGTGCGTTGTCCATTAAAATTG GAAAGCGGCCAAGAGACTTGTTGAATCCAAAGGCTGCTAAGTATCTACAAGCAGTTTTCGCAGTTAAAGATGCTATTAGTAAGAGGGAATCTCGGGAGATAAGTGCTCTATTTGGCATCACAGTCGCCCAg GTTCGGGATTTTTTTGTTACTCAAAAGACAAGGGTAAGGAAACAGGTCAGGCTTTCAAGAGAGAAGCTAATTTTGTCCAATTCAGATGCTCTACAAGGTGATGGTGTTACGGAAAATAACAATGCCACAAATCATGTTGATCCCGTTCCCTTGAACTCTGTACATCCAGAGGCATGTTCTCTAAGTTGGGGTGAAGGTGAAACAGTGGCACTTATGCCACCCGAGGATATTCCACCCGACATCAGTGACTCAGACAAATACTTTGTtgagaatatattttctctgtTGCGTAAAGAAGAAACATTTTCAGGCCAAGTGAAATTAATGGAGTGGATCATGCAGATACAAGATTCTTCCGTACTGATCTG GTTTTTATCAAAAGGAGGGGTTTTGATACTTACAACATGGTTGAGTCAAGCTGCTGCTGAAGAGCAAACAAGTGTCTTACTCCTTATCCTGAAG GTTCTTTGTCATTTGCCTCTTCACAAAGCATCTCCTGAAAATATGTCAGCCATATTGCAAAGCGTCAATGGACTTCGTTTCTATAGGACGTCAG ACATATCAAACAGGGCAAAAGGTTTGTTATCAAGATGGACCAAGTTATTTGCTAAAATCCAAGCTATGAAGAAACAGAATCGTAACAATTCGCAAATTGATTCGCAGAGTCAATTGCTTCTGAAACAGAG TATTGCTGAAATCATGGGTGATACTAGTAATCCT GAAGATATACTTAGCCTTACAAATGGAAGGTCAGAGAATGTCAG GAGGTTTGAATCGTCACAGGGTCCAAAATTGTTACTTACTTCTGCAGATGATTCCACCAAGAAACACATGCTTGGTTCAACTCCATCAT ATAACAAAGAACGTAGGAAAGTACAGATGGTGGAACAACCAGGCCAAAAAGCTGCTGGAAAGAGTCCTCAGACAGTAAGAATAGGAACTTCAATTCGAAGCCGCCCTATGTCTGCTGATGATATTCAGAAAGCAAAGATGCGTGCCCTTTATATGCAAAGCAAGAATAGTAAAAAGGATGCTTTACCAAGTGCCATTGGTGATTCGAAAACCATTGTTCCTGAGAAGCCATTGGCTCTTCAGTCGTCCAAGGATTTTCCACCTAGTCAGAACAGTGAAGCTAAGACTGAAGATACAAATGTACCTTCAGCTATTCAGCCCGTTGATGGACCAGCCATAATTGTCCCGATACAAACTGATGAAATTAAAAAACCCTTTTTAACACCTTCTAAAAGCATTTCTAATAAGGTGGGAATTTTGGTGAAAATGAGTCCACAAACTATTCTCAAGAATTGCAAGAGAATACAGATTGATTGGCATGTACCTCCAG GAATGGAACTTGATGAAGCCTGGAGAGTAGCTGCTGGTGGTAATAGCAAGGAGGCTGATGTTCAGAGAAACAGAAACCGGcgagaaagagaaacaacatATCAGTCTCTACAAACTATACCATTGAACCCTAAGGAACCATGGGACAGGGAAATGGACTATGATGACAGTTTGACACCTGAAATTCCGTCTCAACAGTCACCGGAAGAAAGTTCAACAGAACCACAGGAATCACTTGATGAACGAAGAACTGCTGCCGGTGCTGCCACAACCTCATCATCTCTAAGCTGTCCTGAACCTGATCTCGAATTATTAGCTGCGTTACTTAAGAACCCAGATCTTGTTTATGCACTGACTTCTGGCAAGCCCAGTAATTTAGGCGGCCAAGATATGGTAAAACTGCTTGATGTGATTAAGACTGGGGCACCAACTTCGAGTAGTAGCTCAAATAAGCAGGTTGAAGAAAAGGTCGAAGTTTCTCTTCCATCTCCCACTCCAGCAACTAATCCTGGAATG AGTGGATGGGGACAAGAAGCAATTCGGAATCCATTTTCTAGGCAAAACCAAGTCGGTGCTGCAGTTGCTAGATCGGGTACTCATCTTCACGTCACCTCAATGCAATGGCAATCAACAAACGAACAAGCGATCCCACGACATGCTACAGCAGCATATAATAACTCGCTCATATTGTCTCACACggaaagacaacaacaacaacaacaacaacaacaacaacaacaaatgcaACCACAACTTCAtcacaatcatcatcttcagcaACAACCAATCTCAACAACATCGTATGCAGTAAGGGAAGCGGTAGGACAAATGGGCACAGCTACATCGTCGGGTTCATGGAGGTCGCAGCAGAGTCAGAACAGTTACTACTCACATCAAGGAAACGAGATTGCAGTGGCGTCACAAGCTTCTTCTTACCAAGGGAATAACCAGTACATGAGTAGCGATCGAGGATATGAATCATGGAGTCCTGATCATAGCCCAAGTAGGAACCATCCTAACGTGAGggggcaacaacaacaacagcaacaaccaTCGAGGAAATATGATTCTTCCTCTCACCCTTAttggaaccaaaacaaaagatggCGTTGA
- the LOC104707842 gene encoding uncharacterized protein LOC104707842 — MDQYGIPVQRRQMKHKGRNVVWSVGMDKCLIEALAVQAKNGNKVDKCFNESAYTAACVAVNTRFNLNLNSQKVINRLKTIKKRYRVMRDILSRDGFWWNSSTKMIDCESDELWKRYIAVYPDAKAFRGKQIEMYEELRTVCGDYQTSGRYSKVKSESNHHLNDIKHFEEDSVSFPLASSEEHSDTDGTESYAGGANEYMHEESQDYPPPPRDPVRQPSKRPRDLDPFQEAMFAVASSIRRLADAVDQSKTSINTEDLLEAVMEIDGLDEAKQMYAFEFLNGDPVKARAFMAYNKRMRKMFLSRQFWWWK, encoded by the exons ATGGATCAATATGGCATTCCAGTTCAGAGAAGACAGATGAAGCACAAGGGGAGAAATGTTGTATGGTCTGTTGGAATGGACAAGTGTCTGATTGAAGCTTTGGCTGTCCAGGCGAAAAACGGGAACAAAGTAGACAAATGTTTCAACGAGAGTGCATACACTGCTGCTTGTGTTGCGGTTAATACTCGTTTCAATCTAAACCTCAATAGCCAAAAAGTTATCAATCGCCTGAAGACGATTAAGAAAAGGTACAGAGTGATGAGAGACATACTTAGTCGAGACGGATTCTGGTGGAACTCGAGCACAAAAATGATCGATTGCGAAAGTGATGAGCTCTGGAAAAGATATATTGCT GTATACCCAGACGCAAAAGCATTTAGGGGAAAGCAAATTGAGATGTATGAAGAACTTAGAACAGTATGTGGTGACTATCAAACTTCAGGTCGATATAGCAAAGTGAAGAGTGAAAGCAATCATCATCTTAACGACATAAAACACTTTGAAGAAGACTCTGTTTCATTCCCTTTAGCAAGTTCTGAAGAACATAGTGATACAGATGGAACTGAGTCATACGCAGGAGGAGCAAATGAGTATATGCATGAAGAGTCTCAAGattatcctcctcctcctcgagATCCTGTAAGACAACCTTCTAAACGTCCTCGAGACTTGGATCCATTCCAAGAAGCAATGTTTGCAGTTGCTTCTAGCATTCGTCGCCTAGCTGATGCAGTGGACCAAAGCAAAACTTCGATCAATACAGAGGACTTGTTGGAAGCAGTGATGGAGATTGATGGGTTGGACGAAGCAAAACAGATGTATGCATTTGAGTTTCTGAATGGTGATCCAGTCAAAGCTAGAGCTTTCATGGCTTATAATAAGAGGATGAGGAAGATGTTTTTGTCTCGACAGTTTTGGTGGTGGAAGTAA
- the LOC104707843 gene encoding thylakoid lumenal 16.5 kDa protein, chloroplastic codes for MAKSLLCSSTLNPFFSTTLSSSASSKKTQIAYSGNSKNQTSSLLWNRRELSLGFMSSLVAIGLVSNDRRRQDANAAILEADDDEELLEKVKQDRKKRIERQAVLNSAVKEKGYLQDLVYKLSKVGQAIENNDLPAAGLVLGKGIDTEWVKTVNLAFTKLSTSPEENTEVEAFNSSLASLITSVNKNDIESSKLAFVSSAGAFEKWTTLTGVLEQLKGL; via the exons ATGGCGAAATCACTCCTATGCTCATCAACGCTAAATCCATTCTTCTCCACCACTCTCTCATCTTCGGCGTCTTCGAAGAAGACCCAAATTGCATACTCAGGAAACAGCAAGAACCAGACATCGTCTCTGTTATGGAACAGAAGGGAACTGTCGCTTGGGTTTATGAGCAGCTTAGTTGCGATTGGTCTCGTGAGTAACGACAGAAGAAGACAAGACGCGAATGCAGCGATTCTTGAAGCTGATGACGATGAAGAGCTTCTTGAGAAAGTGAAGCAAGATCGGAAGAAGAGGATTGAGAGACAAGCTGTTCTTAATTCTGCTGTAAAGGAGAAAG GGTATTTGCAGGATCTTGTTTACAAGTTAAGTAAAGTAGGACAAGCCATTGAGAACAATGATCTGCCAGCTGCAGGTTTGGTTTTGGGGAAAGGCATCGATACCGAATGGGTCAAAACCGTTAATTTGGCTTTCACAAAG TTGAGTACAAGCCCAGAAGAGAATACAGAAGTGGAAGCATTTAATTCATCATTAGCTTCTCTTATTACAtcag TGAACAAGAACGATATAGAGTCATCGAAGCTCGCTTTCGTGTCATCGGCTGGCGCATTTGAGAAATGGACGACTTTGACAGGTGTTTTGGAACAGCTTAAGGGACTGTGA
- the LOC104709797 gene encoding glutathione S-transferase F3-like, protein MAGIKVFGHAATTSTRRVLIALHEKNLDFELVHVEIKDGEHKKEPFLSRNPFGLVPAFEDGDLKLFESRAITQYIAHKYENQGTNLLPADSKNVSQYAIMANGMQVEAHQFDPVATKLAWEQVFKLIYGLTTDQAVVAEEEAKLDKVLDAYEARLKEFKYMAGDTFTLTDLHHIPVIQYLLETPTKKLFTKLPRVNEWVTEITKRPASQKVLQ, encoded by the exons ATGGCCGGTATCAAAGTTTTCGGACACGCTGCTACCACTTCCACCAGGAGAGTCCTCATCGCCCTCCACGAGAAGAACCTCGACTTTGAGCTCGTTCATGTTGAGATCAAAGACGGTGAGCACAAGAAGGAGCCTTTCCTCTCCCGCAAT cctTTTGGTCTAGTTCCAGCCTTTGAAGATGGAGACCTCAAGCTCTTTG AATCAAGAGCGATTACTCAGTACATAGCTCACAAATACGAAAACCAAGGAACCAACCTTCTCCCAGCTGACTCCAAGAACGTATCTCAGTACGCGATCATGGCCAATGGAATGCAAGTGGAAGCTCACCAG TTCGACCCAGTGGCTACAAAGCTTGCTTGGGAACAAGTATTCAAGCTCATCTATGGCTTGACTACAGACCAAGCCGTTGTTGCGGAAGAGGAGGCTAAGTTAGACAAGGTCCTCGATGCCTACGAGGCTAGGCTCAAGGAGTTCAAGTATATGGCTGGTGACACTTTCACTTTGACTGATCTTCACCACATTCCCGTGATTCAGTACCTGCTCGAAACTCCCACCAAGAAGCTCTTCACCAAGCTTCCACGTGTCAACGAGTGGGTGACTGAGATCACCAAGAGGCCAGCTTCCCAGAAGGTCCTTCAGTGA